In Hydrogenovibrio marinus, a single genomic region encodes these proteins:
- the pheA gene encoding prephenate dehydratase, whose translation MEISQAEKERLLEIRNEIDSIDAEIQTLIARRAECAQQVAHAKTQGGQVDVVFYRPEREAQVLRAVKERNKSLISDNEMMRLFREIMSVCLALEQPIKIAYLGPEGSYSHASVIKQFGASAHTLAVSSIEEVFTAVEKGDANYGLVPVENSSEGAVKQTQQALMKTSLKVTGEIELVIHHCIMSQNEKLENIKKVVAHTQALGQCEHWLKNNMPWVEIEAVASNALAAQMASQDDTLGAIASEQAAQLYGLRVLESHIEDSHENSTKFWAIGSEETEPSGDDKTAMIVSMSNKSGALMDVLSSFASRKISMTRIISVPSTDTKWDYLFFIDILGHKKEASVAEALEEVKQKTSYFKLLGSFPTSPFS comes from the coding sequence ATGGAAATTTCACAGGCAGAAAAGGAAAGACTACTCGAAATTCGCAATGAGATCGACTCAATCGATGCGGAAATCCAAACATTGATTGCCAGACGTGCTGAATGTGCTCAACAGGTTGCACATGCCAAGACACAAGGTGGTCAGGTTGATGTGGTATTTTATCGCCCTGAAAGGGAAGCTCAGGTCTTGAGAGCTGTGAAAGAACGCAATAAGAGTTTGATTTCTGACAATGAAATGATGCGTCTGTTTCGTGAAATCATGTCTGTATGTCTGGCGTTGGAACAACCAATTAAAATCGCCTATTTAGGGCCAGAAGGAAGCTATTCCCACGCCAGTGTTATCAAACAGTTTGGTGCGTCGGCCCATACCTTGGCCGTTTCTTCAATCGAAGAAGTGTTTACTGCAGTGGAAAAAGGGGATGCCAACTATGGGTTGGTGCCTGTTGAAAACTCATCGGAAGGTGCGGTAAAACAAACACAGCAAGCCTTGATGAAAACCTCACTCAAGGTCACTGGTGAAATTGAACTGGTGATCCATCATTGCATCATGTCTCAGAATGAAAAGCTGGAAAACATCAAAAAAGTCGTTGCCCATACGCAAGCTTTAGGTCAGTGTGAACACTGGCTGAAGAATAATATGCCGTGGGTGGAAATTGAGGCGGTTGCGTCAAACGCATTAGCGGCTCAAATGGCAAGTCAAGATGATACTTTGGGGGCAATTGCTTCGGAACAGGCTGCACAGCTTTATGGCTTACGCGTGTTGGAATCACACATTGAAGACAGCCATGAAAACAGTACAAAATTTTGGGCAATTGGTTCTGAAGAAACCGAACCAAGTGGCGATGATAAAACAGCCATGATTGTTTCCATGTCAAACAAATCTGGGGCACTAATGGATGTGTTATCCAGCTTTGCCAGCCGCAAAATCTCTATGACACGCATTATTTCAGTGCCATCCACTGACACAAAGTGGGATTACTTGTTCTTCATTGATATTTTAGGGCATAAGAAAGAAGCTTCCGTTGCCGAAGCACTTGAAGAGGTGAAGCAAAAAACATCCTACTTCAAATTACTTGGATCTTTTCCTACTTCACCATTCAGCTGA
- the aroA gene encoding 3-phosphoshikimate 1-carboxyvinyltransferase has protein sequence MAKNVQFHVKPGGVLKGRIRVPGDKSVSHRSIMLGSIAEGTTRVTGFLEGEDSLATLQAFKDMGVQIEGPDQGNVTIHGVGLRGLKKPSNPLDMGNSGTAMRLMAGILAGQDFECTLIGDASLSKRPMKRVTQPLSEMGADIDTAEGGMPPLHLKPTKTGLNAIDYTLPMASAQVKSCVLLAGLYANGTTSVVEPAPTRDHTERMLKGFGYDVKTEKLDSMQTRVELKGGGVLKAMDIDVPSDISSAAFFMVAAAIAPEADLVIEHVGINPTRTGVIDILKLMGADITLENESTVGGEPVADIHVKSSKLKGIKIPEALVPLAIDEFPVLFVAAAAAEGQTVLTGAEELRVKESDRIQVMADALIAVGIDAQPTPDGMVINGGQQKSQVGGINSHHDHRISMAMTVAGLNAVDDIVIDDCANVNTSFPTFVQLVNQIGMTVNVVKEGQ, from the coding sequence ATGGCTAAAAATGTACAGTTTCACGTCAAACCTGGAGGGGTTCTAAAGGGACGCATTCGTGTACCTGGTGACAAGTCGGTATCGCATAGAAGTATTATGCTGGGGTCAATCGCAGAAGGAACAACCAGAGTAACCGGTTTTCTGGAAGGTGAAGACAGTTTAGCAACCTTGCAAGCTTTTAAAGATATGGGAGTCCAAATCGAAGGTCCTGATCAGGGAAATGTCACTATCCACGGTGTTGGCTTACGTGGCTTGAAAAAACCATCAAATCCTTTAGATATGGGGAACTCAGGAACTGCAATGAGATTGATGGCAGGGATTCTTGCGGGCCAAGACTTTGAGTGTACTTTGATTGGGGACGCTTCTTTATCCAAACGCCCGATGAAGCGCGTGACCCAACCGCTTAGTGAAATGGGTGCTGATATTGATACTGCCGAAGGTGGAATGCCTCCTTTGCATCTTAAGCCGACTAAAACAGGTTTAAATGCTATTGACTACACGCTGCCAATGGCGAGTGCTCAGGTTAAGTCTTGCGTATTGCTTGCAGGTCTTTATGCAAATGGGACGACCTCTGTCGTTGAGCCTGCACCAACTCGCGATCACACGGAGCGCATGTTGAAAGGCTTTGGTTATGATGTAAAAACCGAAAAACTTGATAGCATGCAAACTCGTGTTGAGCTGAAGGGTGGTGGTGTATTAAAGGCCATGGATATCGATGTACCTTCAGACATCTCTTCAGCAGCATTCTTTATGGTAGCAGCCGCCATCGCACCGGAAGCAGACTTGGTGATTGAGCATGTTGGTATCAACCCGACAAGAACTGGCGTTATAGATATTCTGAAGCTGATGGGCGCTGATATTACTTTGGAAAATGAATCTACAGTTGGTGGTGAGCCTGTTGCAGATATTCATGTTAAGTCTTCTAAATTAAAAGGCATCAAGATTCCAGAAGCCTTGGTACCTCTTGCGATTGATGAGTTTCCAGTGTTGTTCGTAGCAGCCGCTGCCGCAGAAGGGCAAACGGTTTTGACTGGTGCAGAAGAGTTGCGTGTAAAAGAGTCCGATCGTATCCAGGTGATGGCGGATGCATTAATTGCGGTTGGTATTGATGCGCAACCGACACCTGATGGAATGGTGATTAATGGTGGGCAACAAAAAAGCCAGGTTGGGGGTATTAACAGTCATCACGACCATAGAATTTCAATGGCAATGACTGTTGCCGGATTGAATGCTGTTGACGATATTGTGATTGATGATTGCGCTAACGTGAATACATCATTTCCAACATTTGTCCAATTGGTTAATCAGATCGGAATGACAGTAAATGTCGTTAAGGAAGGGCAATAA
- the rpsA gene encoding 30S ribosomal protein S1, with translation MSELSFAELFEQSLQEDKFQTGSLILGTVVAIDKEAVLVDAGMKSESAIPKAQFENANGELEVAVGDQVEVYLETLEDGFGETRLSREKAKRAKTWDRLETALENNETVVGLVTGKVKGGLTVDVEGVRGFLPGSLVDVRPIRDFGFLEGKEIELKLVKLDRKRNNVVVSRRAVIEAENSVEREALLANMEEGSTLKGIVKNLTDYGAFIDLGGIDGLLHITDMAWRRVNHPSEVIQVGDEIEVKVLKFDKDKNRVSLGMKQLQEDPWADMVARYPIGAEIMGKVANITDYGAFIEIEDGIEGLVHTSELDWTNRNIHPSKVVHLGQEVKVKILDVDQERRRISLSIKQCTVNPWEAFSATHAKGDKISGSIKSITDFGIFIGLDGNIDGLVHLTDISWSQPGEEAVRDFKKGDELETVILSIDPERERISLGLKQLEQDPFGEFVAENGKNSIVTGTVKSVDEKGAVIDLADDVEGYLRASELAEDTRDASSVLKVGDTVEAKVMNVDRKNRTLSLSVKEKEAQEEANAIKDYSSSQPQAASTIGDLLKGQLSTDE, from the coding sequence ATGAGTGAATTATCTTTCGCTGAATTATTTGAACAGTCTTTACAAGAAGACAAATTCCAAACTGGTTCCCTAATCCTAGGGACTGTAGTCGCAATCGACAAAGAAGCTGTTTTGGTCGATGCTGGTATGAAATCTGAATCTGCTATTCCTAAAGCACAATTTGAAAACGCTAACGGCGAACTAGAAGTTGCTGTTGGTGATCAAGTTGAAGTTTACTTGGAAACGCTAGAAGACGGCTTTGGTGAGACTCGTTTGTCTCGTGAAAAAGCTAAGCGTGCTAAGACTTGGGATCGTTTGGAAACTGCTCTTGAAAATAACGAAACTGTTGTGGGTCTTGTTACCGGTAAAGTTAAAGGTGGCTTAACAGTTGACGTTGAAGGTGTTCGTGGTTTCTTGCCTGGTTCACTTGTGGACGTTCGTCCGATTCGCGACTTTGGCTTCCTAGAAGGTAAAGAGATCGAACTTAAACTTGTTAAACTAGATCGTAAGCGTAACAACGTTGTTGTTTCTCGTCGTGCTGTGATTGAAGCTGAAAACTCTGTAGAAAGAGAAGCGCTTCTTGCAAACATGGAAGAAGGTTCTACGCTTAAAGGTATCGTTAAAAACCTTACTGACTATGGTGCGTTTATCGACCTTGGTGGTATTGACGGTCTACTTCACATCACTGATATGGCTTGGCGTCGTGTTAACCACCCATCAGAAGTTATCCAAGTGGGTGATGAGATTGAAGTTAAAGTTCTTAAGTTCGACAAAGACAAGAACCGTGTTTCTCTAGGTATGAAACAACTTCAAGAAGATCCTTGGGCTGATATGGTTGCTCGTTACCCAATTGGTGCGGAAATCATGGGGAAAGTTGCCAACATCACTGATTATGGCGCATTCATCGAAATCGAAGATGGTATTGAAGGGTTGGTGCATACTTCTGAGTTGGATTGGACTAACCGTAACATCCACCCATCTAAAGTTGTTCACCTAGGACAAGAAGTTAAAGTTAAGATTTTGGATGTTGACCAAGAGCGTCGTCGTATTTCATTGTCTATCAAGCAGTGTACTGTTAACCCATGGGAAGCGTTCTCTGCAACTCATGCTAAAGGTGACAAAATCTCTGGTAGCATCAAGTCTATTACTGACTTCGGTATCTTCATCGGTCTAGATGGTAACATTGATGGTCTTGTTCACTTGACAGACATTTCTTGGTCTCAACCAGGTGAAGAAGCTGTTCGTGACTTCAAAAAAGGTGATGAACTAGAAACTGTTATCCTTTCAATTGATCCAGAGCGTGAAAGAATCTCTCTAGGTCTTAAGCAACTTGAACAAGATCCTTTTGGTGAATTTGTTGCTGAAAACGGTAAAAATAGCATCGTAACTGGTACTGTTAAGTCTGTTGACGAAAAAGGTGCTGTTATTGATCTAGCTGATGACGTTGAAGGTTATTTGCGAGCTTCTGAACTTGCTGAAGATACTCGCGATGCAAGCTCAGTTCTTAAAGTTGGTGATACTGTCGAAGCGAAAGTGATGAATGTCGATCGTAAAAACCGTACGCTTTCTCTTTCTGTAAAAGAAAAAGAAGCTCAGGAAGAAGCAAACGCGATTAAAGACTATTCATCATCACAACCGCAAGCAGCAAGTACTATTGGTGACTTGCTAAAAGGTCAGCTTTCTACTGACGAGTAA
- the serC gene encoding 3-phosphoserine/phosphohydroxythreonine transaminase gives MRAFNFSAGPAMLPEEVMRKAQAEFLDWKNTGMSVMEVSHRSKEFMALAHKMEADLREVMHIPDNYKVLFVHGGASLQFTAIPMNLTQEGDTVDYINTGVWSEKAIKEASRYVNVNEVATSETAIPNFDEMTFSKDAKYIHICQNETITGVEYQSLPKTDKIIVADFSSTILSRPINVSDYGVIYAGAQKNIGPAGLAIVIVREDLIGNARSDTPTLMNWQTYNDNESMFNTPSTYAWYLASLVFEWIKDQGGVEKMAEINQRKANKLYELVDASDFYYNEIEPSVRSWMNVTFKLKNPELDTLFLEESKKAGLLSLKGHKVYGGMRASIYNAMPEAGIDALVSFMKDFEEKHA, from the coding sequence ATGAGAGCATTTAACTTTAGTGCTGGGCCAGCGATGCTGCCTGAAGAGGTTATGAGAAAAGCGCAAGCAGAGTTCTTGGATTGGAAGAACACTGGCATGTCGGTTATGGAGGTCAGCCATAGAAGCAAAGAGTTCATGGCATTGGCACATAAAATGGAAGCCGATTTGCGTGAAGTGATGCATATCCCTGATAACTATAAAGTGTTGTTTGTGCATGGTGGTGCTTCTCTGCAATTTACCGCGATTCCGATGAACTTGACACAGGAAGGCGACACTGTTGATTACATCAATACTGGTGTATGGTCAGAAAAAGCCATTAAAGAAGCGTCTCGTTATGTGAATGTCAATGAAGTGGCAACCTCTGAAACGGCTATTCCTAATTTTGATGAAATGACTTTCAGCAAAGATGCCAAATATATTCACATTTGCCAAAATGAAACCATCACCGGTGTTGAATATCAATCACTACCAAAGACAGACAAGATAATCGTTGCAGATTTCTCATCAACTATCTTGTCTCGACCAATTAATGTTTCGGATTATGGTGTTATCTACGCAGGCGCCCAAAAGAACATTGGACCAGCCGGTTTAGCGATCGTTATCGTTAGAGAAGATTTGATTGGTAATGCTCGCTCAGATACGCCAACATTGATGAATTGGCAGACCTATAACGATAACGAATCTATGTTTAACACCCCATCCACTTATGCGTGGTATTTGGCTAGTCTTGTGTTCGAGTGGATCAAAGATCAAGGCGGTGTTGAGAAGATGGCCGAAATCAACCAGCGCAAAGCGAATAAGCTTTATGAGTTGGTTGATGCTTCTGACTTTTACTATAACGAAATCGAGCCTTCAGTACGTTCTTGGATGAACGTAACTTTTAAACTTAAAAACCCTGAGTTGGATACCTTGTTTTTGGAAGAGTCCAAAAAGGCTGGCTTGTTAAGTCTGAAAGGGCATAAAGTTTATGGCGGTATGAGAGCGAGTATCTACAACGCTATGCCTGAAGCTGGAATTGATGCTCTTGTATCATTCATGAAAGATTTTGAAGAGAAACACGCGTAA
- the cmk gene encoding (d)CMP kinase, giving the protein MSSPVVAIDGPSGVGKGTLAQWLCCKTGFHLLDSGAIYRALAYGVSKEGIDIADVESLVTLAESLPVEFKATSIIYAGDDVTSIIRTEEVAAVASKVAAIPEVRQSLLKRQKDFAQAPGLIADGRDMGTVVFPNANVKLFLTASAEERAKRRVNQLKNQGVSANIAQITQDIMERDERDRTRSSSPLIPADDALIIDTTSLTIQEVCDKAQGALVEAGIDF; this is encoded by the coding sequence ATGTCATCTCCTGTTGTAGCAATTGACGGTCCTAGTGGCGTAGGTAAAGGTACACTGGCGCAGTGGCTTTGTTGTAAAACCGGGTTTCACTTGTTAGACAGTGGCGCTATTTATCGAGCACTGGCTTACGGCGTATCGAAAGAAGGTATTGATATTGCCGATGTTGAGAGTTTGGTGACATTGGCGGAATCTTTGCCGGTTGAGTTTAAGGCGACCAGTATTATTTATGCAGGTGATGATGTGACGTCGATTATTCGAACAGAAGAGGTTGCTGCAGTTGCATCGAAAGTGGCCGCAATTCCTGAAGTTAGGCAGTCATTACTAAAGCGCCAAAAAGATTTTGCACAAGCACCTGGATTAATCGCTGATGGACGAGATATGGGGACGGTTGTTTTCCCAAATGCCAATGTTAAGTTGTTTTTAACTGCTTCTGCAGAAGAAAGAGCAAAAAGACGTGTTAACCAGTTGAAAAATCAAGGGGTTAGTGCTAACATTGCGCAAATTACTCAGGACATCATGGAAAGAGATGAAAGAGATCGTACTCGAAGCTCTTCTCCTCTGATCCCCGCAGACGATGCTTTGATTATTGATACGACGAGTTTAACGATTCAAGAAGTATGCGATAAAGCACAAGGCGCGTTAGTTGAAGCGGGAATTGATTTCTGA
- the pyrF gene encoding orotidine-5'-phosphate decarboxylase, whose product MHKKSGIPDPKVVVALDFPSVARATSFINQMKPNLCRLKIGKELFAIGGPAFVESCIDKGFDVFLDLKYHDIPNTVAKACQAAAKMGVWMINVHALGGRKMMEAAKEAVLQNSHQPILIGVTILTSMEESDLKEVGLVGTPHDNVLRLAKLASDSGLDGVVCSAQEAAAIREVVGKDFCLVTPGIRPETADANDQKRIMTPEAALAAGSSYLVIGRPITQAKDPIQALVDINESIKGL is encoded by the coding sequence ATGCACAAAAAATCAGGTATTCCAGATCCTAAAGTCGTTGTGGCTTTAGATTTTCCATCAGTCGCAAGAGCAACATCTTTCATCAATCAGATGAAACCCAATCTGTGTCGCCTAAAAATAGGTAAGGAGTTGTTTGCAATTGGTGGGCCTGCTTTTGTCGAAAGTTGTATCGACAAAGGGTTTGATGTTTTTCTGGATTTAAAATATCACGACATTCCAAATACCGTCGCGAAAGCATGTCAAGCCGCTGCAAAAATGGGCGTTTGGATGATTAATGTTCATGCCTTGGGCGGACGCAAAATGATGGAAGCAGCAAAAGAAGCTGTCTTGCAAAACTCTCATCAACCGATTCTAATTGGTGTGACCATATTAACAAGCATGGAAGAATCTGACCTAAAAGAGGTGGGATTGGTCGGAACGCCCCATGACAATGTGCTGCGCTTGGCAAAGTTGGCATCAGATTCCGGTTTAGACGGGGTTGTTTGCTCAGCACAAGAGGCTGCCGCAATTCGTGAAGTAGTAGGGAAAGATTTTTGTTTGGTGACGCCTGGCATTAGACCAGAGACAGCAGATGCAAATGATCAAAAACGCATAATGACACCTGAGGCAGCACTAGCGGCAGGATCAAGCTACTTGGTCATTGGAAGACCAATCACACAAGCTAAAGATCCTATTCAAGCTTTGGTTGATATCAATGAATCCATCAAGGGTCTATAG
- the hisC gene encoding histidinol-phosphate transaminase, translating into MTKLFEKLLQPQITGIQTYVPGKPISELQREYNLSRVSKLASNENPLGASPKVLQAIRDQLADIGRYPDGSAYYLTHEMAKFLNREPEEVAFGNGSNEMLELVARIFAGPGDEIVYSQYAFAIYAISAQIVGAKGVEVPAKGWGHDLPAILKAITPKTKVVYLANPNNPTGTMFTKDEWEAFISKVPSDVIVVLDEAYFEYVNDTDYANGLEYIDDYPNLLVSRTFSKAYGLASLRLGYLVGHKELIGYINKLRAPFNVNHYAQVAAVAAIKDQNFVKKTVDYNLSGMAQFLAVFDKLNIDYIPSYGNFVCASFGDKTNEVNQELLKKGVITRPLAGYAMPEYLRISIGSSTENQHFISVITSLMK; encoded by the coding sequence ATGACAAAACTTTTTGAAAAGCTGTTACAACCGCAAATCACTGGTATTCAAACTTACGTACCTGGTAAGCCTATTTCAGAGCTTCAACGCGAATACAATCTTTCACGTGTTTCCAAACTTGCATCGAATGAAAATCCGTTGGGAGCCAGTCCAAAGGTGTTACAGGCTATTCGCGACCAGTTAGCGGATATTGGACGCTACCCAGATGGAAGTGCTTATTATCTGACGCATGAGATGGCAAAGTTTCTGAATAGAGAACCTGAAGAAGTTGCTTTTGGGAATGGTTCAAATGAAATGCTGGAACTGGTTGCAAGAATTTTTGCAGGACCAGGCGATGAAATCGTTTACTCGCAATATGCATTTGCCATTTACGCTATCAGTGCGCAGATTGTGGGTGCAAAGGGTGTTGAAGTGCCAGCAAAAGGGTGGGGGCATGATTTGCCTGCTATTTTGAAAGCAATTACACCAAAAACCAAGGTTGTATATTTGGCCAACCCAAATAATCCGACGGGAACCATGTTTACCAAAGATGAATGGGAAGCTTTTATTTCAAAAGTGCCTTCGGATGTTATTGTGGTTCTTGACGAGGCCTATTTTGAGTATGTCAATGACACAGACTATGCAAACGGTTTGGAATATATTGACGATTATCCTAATCTGTTGGTTTCAAGAACCTTTTCCAAAGCCTATGGGTTGGCGTCTTTGCGCTTAGGTTATTTGGTAGGGCACAAAGAGCTGATAGGCTATATTAACAAGCTACGTGCTCCGTTTAATGTTAACCACTATGCGCAAGTCGCCGCAGTGGCTGCAATTAAGGACCAAAATTTCGTCAAAAAGACAGTAGATTACAATTTGTCGGGTATGGCACAATTTCTGGCGGTTTTTGACAAACTTAACATTGACTATATTCCTTCATACGGTAATTTTGTGTGCGCTTCTTTTGGTGATAAAACCAATGAAGTGAATCAAGAGTTACTTAAAAAAGGCGTGATCACCAGGCCATTGGCTGGGTATGCTATGCCTGAGTATTTGCGTATATCTATCGGTAGTTCAACCGAAAACCAACACTTTATCAGTGTTATTACCTCTTTGATGAAGTAG
- a CDS encoding LapA family protein, protein MFKAFSIIITILFLAFGIFLGVLNPGNVKFDLIFQQIDIPLSILLAITFSIGMLLSGTYFTFILLSKQWQLRKVNKQKAKLSGEIVQLQKQIAGYENSKVIEAKNEIATL, encoded by the coding sequence ATGTTCAAAGCATTCTCAATCATTATCACCATCCTGTTTTTGGCCTTCGGAATATTTCTAGGTGTTCTGAATCCGGGCAATGTTAAATTTGATTTAATTTTTCAGCAAATTGATATCCCGTTATCAATTCTGTTAGCGATTACGTTTTCTATAGGCATGTTATTGTCAGGCACTTATTTCACTTTTATTTTGCTGAGTAAACAATGGCAATTAAGAAAAGTAAATAAGCAAAAAGCAAAACTTTCCGGTGAGATAGTCCAGCTTCAAAAGCAGATTGCTGGCTACGAGAATTCGAAAGTGATTGAAGCTAAGAATGAAATTGCAACGTTGTAA
- a CDS encoding prephenate dehydrogenase, translating into MDVKKITIIGVGLIGGSFAKGLKEVSEKNNLGYEITGYEPNVDNLKKAVALGVIDRYETELPNAVQDADLILLGVPLGAMATVLSEMRGCIKPNTIITDVGSAKMSVISAVKEVFGEVLPNFVAGHPIAGKEKSGVEAACSDLFIDHRVVLTPTQETSADAMATVRALWESLGACITEMAPEFHDEVFAATSHLPHLLAFSLVDLLNEHEELGNVFQYTAGGFRDFTRIASSDATMWRDISLSNAQAIVKWLRSYQAELDNLIGLIDGQQSDALYKLFHDAKVARDTHIVKDTL; encoded by the coding sequence ATGGATGTGAAGAAAATTACAATTATCGGCGTGGGTTTGATTGGAGGTTCGTTTGCCAAGGGATTGAAGGAAGTTTCTGAAAAGAACAACCTAGGCTACGAGATAACTGGCTATGAACCGAATGTCGATAATCTGAAGAAAGCCGTTGCTTTAGGGGTTATTGATCGCTACGAAACAGAATTACCAAATGCAGTTCAAGATGCGGATTTGATTCTTTTGGGTGTTCCGCTTGGAGCGATGGCGACGGTCTTGAGCGAAATGCGTGGTTGTATCAAGCCCAATACCATTATTACGGATGTTGGCAGTGCCAAAATGTCGGTTATTTCTGCGGTTAAGGAAGTATTTGGTGAAGTGTTGCCAAACTTTGTTGCTGGCCACCCCATCGCAGGAAAAGAAAAGAGTGGGGTAGAAGCAGCTTGCTCAGATTTGTTTATAGATCACAGAGTGGTGCTAACGCCTACACAGGAAACTTCTGCCGATGCAATGGCAACGGTTAGAGCTTTGTGGGAAAGCTTGGGGGCTTGTATTACTGAAATGGCGCCTGAGTTTCATGATGAAGTTTTCGCCGCGACTAGCCACTTACCGCATTTGTTGGCGTTTAGCTTGGTTGACTTGCTTAACGAGCACGAAGAGCTGGGTAATGTTTTTCAATATACTGCAGGCGGATTCCGTGACTTTACCCGTATTGCTTCAAGTGATGCCACCATGTGGCGAGACATTTCACTTAGTAACGCTCAAGCGATTGTGAAGTGGCTTAGAAGCTACCAAGCCGAATTAGATAATTTAATCGGCTTGATTGATGGGCAACAGTCTGACGCTTTATATAAGCTGTTTCATGATGCCAAAGTCGCGCGAGACACACATATTGTAAAAGACACGCTGTAA
- a CDS encoding integration host factor subunit beta has protein sequence MTKSELIELIARRQTQFSQKDVELAVNQIIDSMIESLSEGDRIEIRGFGSFSLHHRQARVGRNPKTGENVELGEKRVPHFKPGKTLRDEVDESKDMYDIIS, from the coding sequence ATGACTAAGTCAGAATTGATCGAATTGATTGCTAGACGTCAAACTCAATTTAGTCAAAAAGACGTTGAGTTAGCGGTGAATCAAATTATTGACTCTATGATAGAAAGCCTATCAGAGGGGGATAGAATCGAGATTCGCGGCTTTGGAAGTTTTAGTCTTCATCATCGGCAAGCTCGTGTTGGGAGAAACCCTAAAACCGGTGAGAATGTTGAGCTGGGAGAGAAGAGGGTTCCTCATTTCAAACCTGGAAAGACTTTAAGAGATGAGGTCGACGAATCTAAGGATATGTACGACATTATTTCTTAA